The proteins below come from a single Balaenoptera acutorostrata chromosome 2, mBalAcu1.1, whole genome shotgun sequence genomic window:
- the RETN gene encoding resistin yields MKALSLLLLPVLGLLVCGNLLCPMDKAISEKIQEVTSSLIPEAIRNIGLDCRSVTSRGDLASCPSGFAVTGCTCGSACGSWDVRAETTCHCQCAGMDWTGARCCRLRAE; encoded by the exons ATGAaggctctctccctcctcctcctcccagtccTGGGGCTGCTGGTGTGTGGCAATTTGCTGTGTCCCATGGATAAAGCCATCAGTGAGAAGATCCAGGAAGTCACCAGCTCCCTAA TTCCTGAGGCAATAAGGAACATTGGCCTGGACTGCCGGAGTGTCACCTCCAGGGGGGACCTGGCCTCTTGCCCCTCAG GTTTCGCCGTCACCGGCTGCACCTGTGGCTCTGCCTGTGGCTCGTGGGACGTGCGCGCCGAGACCACGTGCCACTGCCAGTGCGCCGGCATGGACTGGACCGGAGCTCGCTGCTGTCGCCTGCGGGCCGAGTAG